From a single Herbiconiux sp. SALV-R1 genomic region:
- a CDS encoding DUF6259 domain-containing protein, whose product MTTGDITLTDAGTTVRIDAATGGVLGVDGPGGTLVAAPHPGLFVLEIPRDGDRTVVVQTREQRVSEVRTRADGRGVELVWRELVTSAGEHLAGTATATLELHDGRLDATLRAGFDDDVRVEAARFPSLPGVVAAGDGRLELVRAEYTQGSRHELLPRFESTAPYWGTVFPDYASGNLRPEVVCNPTSPFILLARENDGLAVMPTTPTTEFIGWRASLEPGYADSLLRTGGDGVHPATVTLDAIQVLTGGSAFEAVPMTVAVYAGDWLAGLEAYRVTQNPRRRPRAAWLEEPHSWLQVQLMSTEGEVRYDFAALRDIVDECADAGIGALQIVGWNEGGQDGLVPVHRPSERLGGEAGLVAALDRARERGVRAVLYTKYQWVEKPGPYWEEFADSVCLDEQGQPYAQPGPVYHSARKRYGMSTPWYVPLCFSSSVLRERFAAEAAQMARWGAAGLLNDESLYHGRALLCFADDHGHEPGASTFTWDAEFVAALQQAALAETDEFIVAAEGAFDGQFEFYDASYIRSASPRHLPIGRRLRPGAAISTALIGFDDRSMVNQCLLYGYAASIEPFHFKGRPTDAPLTVAYVGQVDALRRRLAEWLWTGELDPDAGVRAVGDATPHPYATRWRAAAGGPAVTVVTHLDEGEREFEVDAGDGSAAVVLRPGSDAAEPLTGGRVTVRPGDAAVIVPAELARARGWV is encoded by the coding sequence ATGACCACTGGCGACATCACCCTCACCGACGCCGGCACCACCGTGCGGATCGACGCGGCGACGGGGGGTGTGCTCGGTGTCGACGGCCCGGGCGGCACACTCGTCGCTGCCCCGCATCCGGGCCTGTTCGTGCTCGAGATCCCGCGCGACGGCGACCGCACGGTCGTGGTGCAGACCCGCGAGCAGCGGGTGTCGGAGGTGCGCACGCGTGCCGACGGCCGCGGCGTGGAGCTGGTGTGGCGGGAGCTCGTGACGAGCGCGGGCGAACATCTCGCCGGCACGGCGACGGCCACGCTCGAGCTCCACGACGGGCGGCTCGACGCCACCCTGCGGGCCGGGTTCGACGACGACGTGCGCGTCGAAGCCGCGCGGTTCCCCTCTCTTCCGGGAGTCGTCGCCGCGGGCGACGGGCGACTCGAGCTGGTGCGTGCGGAGTACACGCAGGGCTCGCGTCACGAGCTGCTGCCGCGCTTCGAGAGCACGGCGCCCTACTGGGGCACGGTGTTCCCCGACTACGCCAGTGGCAACCTGCGGCCCGAGGTGGTGTGCAACCCGACCTCGCCGTTCATCCTGCTCGCCCGTGAGAACGACGGCCTCGCCGTCATGCCGACGACGCCCACGACCGAGTTCATCGGCTGGCGGGCGTCGCTCGAGCCGGGGTACGCCGACAGCCTGCTGCGCACTGGAGGCGACGGCGTGCATCCGGCCACCGTCACCCTCGACGCCATCCAGGTGCTCACGGGCGGCAGCGCGTTCGAGGCGGTGCCGATGACGGTCGCCGTCTACGCCGGCGACTGGCTCGCCGGTCTCGAGGCCTACCGCGTCACCCAGAACCCGCGCCGGCGCCCGCGAGCCGCCTGGCTCGAGGAGCCGCACTCCTGGCTGCAGGTGCAGCTCATGTCGACGGAGGGCGAGGTGCGCTACGACTTCGCGGCGCTCCGCGACATCGTCGACGAGTGCGCCGACGCCGGAATCGGCGCGCTGCAGATCGTGGGCTGGAACGAGGGCGGGCAAGACGGGCTGGTGCCGGTGCACCGCCCCTCCGAGCGTCTCGGTGGCGAGGCGGGCCTCGTCGCCGCGCTCGACCGAGCGCGCGAACGCGGCGTGCGTGCCGTGCTCTACACGAAGTACCAGTGGGTCGAGAAGCCGGGGCCGTACTGGGAGGAGTTCGCCGACTCGGTCTGCCTCGACGAGCAGGGCCAGCCCTACGCCCAGCCCGGCCCGGTCTACCACTCGGCGCGCAAGCGCTACGGCATGAGCACCCCCTGGTACGTTCCGCTGTGCTTCTCGTCGTCGGTGCTGCGCGAACGCTTCGCAGCCGAGGCCGCACAGATGGCGCGGTGGGGGGCTGCGGGCCTCCTCAACGACGAGTCGCTCTATCACGGGCGCGCCCTGCTCTGCTTCGCCGACGACCACGGCCACGAGCCGGGTGCCTCGACCTTCACCTGGGACGCCGAGTTCGTCGCCGCCCTGCAGCAGGCGGCGCTCGCCGAGACCGACGAGTTCATCGTCGCGGCCGAGGGCGCTTTCGACGGCCAGTTCGAGTTCTACGACGCCTCCTACATCCGCAGCGCCTCGCCCCGGCATCTGCCGATCGGGCGGCGCCTGCGCCCGGGCGCCGCCATCTCCACCGCCCTCATCGGCTTCGACGACCGGTCGATGGTGAACCAGTGCCTGCTCTACGGGTACGCGGCGAGCATCGAGCCGTTCCACTTCAAGGGCAGGCCGACGGATGCTCCGCTCACGGTCGCCTACGTCGGCCAGGTCGATGCGCTGCGCCGACGACTCGCGGAGTGGCTGTGGACAGGAGAGCTCGACCCCGACGCGGGTGTGCGGGCCGTCGGCGACGCGACTCCGCACCCGTACGCCACGCGATGGCGGGCCGCCGCGGGAGGGCCCGCCGTGACCGTCGTCACCCACCTCGACGAGGGGGAGCGCGAGTTCGAGGTCGACGCGGGTGACGGCTCCGCCGCCGTCGTGCTGCGCCCGGGCTCCGACGCCGCCGAGCCTCTCACTGGCGGCCGGGTGACTGTGCGGCCCGGCGACGCCGCGGTCATCGTGCCCGCCGAGCTCGCTCGCGCTCGCGGCTGGGTGTAG
- a CDS encoding helix-turn-helix transcriptional regulator: MGGFTLSRIETRDSDLMADMMSSALGAVDMSVIDPRDAYLSIRSAVSPSLSALDFQLSFRGTSDLDGLERDPADHVYSVVYMDREPGSGRLWDAQGRQLDILHPVLYPDWVGSEFDGCHAKVVSIARSEVRDYARRLAGTDAFDLRFTDVHPRSATLGEHWYATRRYMMSAIELSADDPGVELIQGQLPGLIAATVLATFPTTLTDHLDRHDARPLGATAAIRRAVAYIDEHAQEPITLADIVSASRLGVRALHAGFRRHLDTTPMGYLHKVRLNAARLDLLAGDPTRETVAAIARRWGFTHLGRFASNYRAAFDELPSQSLRR, from the coding sequence ATGGGTGGCTTCACCTTGTCGAGGATCGAGACACGTGACTCGGATCTGATGGCCGACATGATGTCGAGCGCGCTCGGGGCGGTCGACATGTCGGTCATCGATCCACGCGATGCCTACTTGTCCATCCGCTCCGCGGTGAGCCCTTCCTTGTCGGCGTTGGACTTCCAGTTGAGCTTCCGGGGAACATCGGACCTCGACGGCTTGGAACGCGATCCGGCCGACCACGTGTACTCGGTCGTGTACATGGACCGGGAGCCCGGTTCCGGGCGACTCTGGGATGCCCAGGGGCGGCAACTCGACATCCTCCACCCGGTGCTGTACCCGGATTGGGTCGGCTCCGAGTTCGACGGGTGCCACGCGAAGGTCGTGAGCATCGCCCGCTCCGAGGTGCGTGACTACGCGCGGCGTCTCGCGGGCACCGATGCCTTCGACCTGCGGTTCACCGATGTCCATCCCCGCAGCGCGACCCTCGGCGAGCATTGGTACGCCACTCGCCGCTACATGATGAGCGCCATCGAACTGAGCGCCGACGATCCCGGTGTGGAGCTCATCCAAGGTCAGTTGCCGGGGCTGATCGCCGCCACCGTGCTCGCGACCTTCCCCACTACCCTCACCGACCACCTCGACCGACACGACGCCCGGCCGCTGGGAGCGACCGCGGCGATCCGCCGGGCCGTGGCATACATCGACGAGCACGCCCAGGAACCGATCACGCTGGCCGACATCGTGAGCGCCTCCCGGCTCGGCGTCCGCGCACTCCACGCCGGCTTTCGCCGGCATCTGGACACCACGCCGATGGGCTACCTGCACAAGGTGCGGCTGAACGCTGCGCGGCTCGACCTCCTCGCCGGCGATCCGACGCGGGAGACCGTTGCGGCGATCGCACGACGATGGGGCTTCACGCACCTCGGCCGCTTCGCGAGCAACTACCGTGCGGCCTTCGACGAGTTGCCGAGCCAGAGCCTCCGCCGCTGA
- a CDS encoding DUF2510 domain-containing protein: MAESDGGAVAGWYPDPADASIQRYWDGTRWTEHVHPAPQAASYPPPAADTQVPGQQPAHHAPAPQHPAKPKRRRGLVIGLVSAGVAVVAVLALVAAFIVVPGITSPQASLYTDRSAIYDYTEPMLDLERDHEFLLDVDYDLDAVNAAHMEEAGLEQGERGGPDDWAVQVYYDAALTKPAQFHAFQLDPGADITISGSETGTAFGSNAPEGGRAVMDETDPDYDSYQYGQWGLHDEYFLVTRVEKDGSPKEKPVVTRFTVTSELEAPDVTFSDPAGDGTVTLSWDPVDGADSYIIVTASDATGDSGNLSYVTEVDGTEWSSATDVYDVTDAPWVTQQNVNLQAFSYRAGSDDQQDGNPSEEYEENVGQAFDLGVIATDGAHYSPYTPHDLVRSAGSLPYEVAFYAAGDLKKWGASGYIEGIENVQTVLPFTGIDGRTRSTVAYIDDTGILDYGDRWIFPLRGRGTQLGEWIPVTKRSTPDPVAAAAQFNAAAEAAAPDTGLPRFEAYAPPENVDDEPLAEAPPTDYPVYGSTDFTKYLAQHMIAQTKSIDISEYVDQPGAPDPYDAAMEARYQNPYVFNVNYMGLRDGGDTLLVTYSIPTEEVKALQANLKQRVDEVVGAVTSDDMTAADKVTALNDWLVSNAEYDDAAFAEMQAQQAIPVGREPAWNATGTLLLGTGVCASYSYAFNALANAAGVETVVVSGDVFSGGAHAWNKVLVDGTWLAVDTTWNDGGDPSAYLMIPDSGFTGEAARAENDSWMIDSSIPAYATP, translated from the coding sequence GTGGCGGAATCTGACGGTGGAGCGGTCGCGGGCTGGTACCCCGACCCGGCGGATGCGAGCATCCAGCGCTACTGGGACGGCACGCGGTGGACGGAGCACGTGCATCCGGCCCCTCAAGCGGCGAGCTACCCGCCGCCCGCGGCGGACACGCAGGTGCCGGGCCAGCAGCCCGCGCACCACGCCCCCGCCCCGCAGCACCCCGCCAAGCCCAAGCGCCGCCGCGGCCTCGTCATCGGGCTCGTGTCGGCCGGTGTCGCGGTGGTCGCCGTGCTGGCGCTGGTCGCGGCGTTCATCGTCGTGCCCGGCATCACCTCGCCGCAGGCCTCGCTCTACACCGACCGCTCCGCGATCTACGACTACACCGAGCCGATGCTCGATCTGGAGCGCGACCACGAGTTCCTGCTCGACGTCGACTACGACCTCGACGCGGTGAACGCCGCCCACATGGAGGAGGCGGGCCTCGAGCAGGGCGAGCGGGGCGGGCCCGACGACTGGGCGGTGCAGGTCTACTACGACGCCGCGCTCACGAAGCCCGCGCAGTTCCACGCCTTCCAGCTCGACCCGGGCGCCGACATCACCATCTCGGGCAGCGAGACGGGAACCGCCTTCGGCTCCAACGCGCCCGAAGGCGGCCGCGCCGTGATGGACGAGACCGACCCCGACTACGACAGCTATCAGTACGGCCAGTGGGGCCTTCACGACGAGTACTTCCTGGTCACCCGCGTCGAGAAAGACGGGTCGCCCAAGGAGAAGCCGGTCGTCACCCGCTTCACCGTCACGTCCGAGCTCGAGGCGCCCGACGTCACCTTCAGCGACCCTGCCGGCGACGGCACGGTGACGCTGTCGTGGGACCCGGTCGACGGGGCGGATTCGTACATCATCGTCACCGCATCCGACGCCACCGGAGACAGCGGCAACCTCAGCTACGTGACCGAGGTCGACGGCACCGAGTGGTCGAGCGCCACCGATGTCTACGACGTCACCGACGCCCCCTGGGTGACCCAGCAGAACGTGAACCTGCAGGCGTTCAGCTACCGGGCGGGCTCCGACGACCAGCAAGACGGCAACCCCTCCGAGGAGTACGAGGAGAACGTCGGCCAGGCGTTCGACCTCGGCGTCATCGCCACCGACGGCGCCCACTACTCGCCCTATACGCCGCACGACCTGGTGCGCTCGGCGGGCTCGCTGCCGTACGAGGTGGCCTTCTACGCCGCGGGCGACCTCAAGAAGTGGGGTGCGAGCGGCTACATCGAGGGCATCGAGAACGTGCAGACGGTGCTCCCCTTCACCGGTATCGACGGGCGCACCCGGTCGACGGTCGCGTACATCGACGACACCGGCATCCTCGACTACGGCGACCGGTGGATCTTCCCGCTCCGCGGGCGCGGCACCCAGCTCGGCGAGTGGATCCCGGTCACCAAACGATCGACCCCCGACCCTGTCGCTGCCGCCGCCCAGTTCAACGCCGCCGCCGAGGCCGCGGCGCCCGACACGGGCCTGCCCCGCTTCGAGGCCTACGCCCCGCCCGAGAACGTCGACGACGAGCCGCTCGCCGAGGCGCCGCCCACCGACTACCCGGTCTACGGCAGCACCGACTTCACGAAGTACCTGGCGCAGCACATGATCGCGCAGACGAAATCGATCGACATCTCGGAATACGTCGACCAGCCGGGCGCGCCCGACCCGTACGACGCCGCGATGGAGGCCCGCTACCAGAACCCGTACGTCTTCAACGTCAACTACATGGGTCTGCGCGACGGCGGCGACACCCTCCTCGTCACCTACTCGATTCCGACCGAGGAGGTGAAAGCGCTGCAGGCGAACCTCAAGCAGCGTGTCGACGAGGTGGTCGGAGCGGTGACCAGCGACGACATGACCGCCGCCGACAAGGTGACGGCCCTCAACGACTGGCTGGTCTCGAACGCCGAGTACGACGACGCCGCGTTCGCCGAGATGCAGGCCCAGCAGGCCATCCCGGTGGGCCGTGAGCCCGCGTGGAACGCCACGGGCACGCTGCTGCTCGGCACCGGCGTGTGCGCCAGCTACTCCTACGCCTTCAACGCCCTCGCGAACGCCGCGGGCGTCGAGACGGTGGTGGTCTCGGGTGATGTGTTCTCGGGCGGCGCCCACGCCTGGAACAAGGTGCTCGTCGACGGCACCTGGCTCGCCGTCGACACCACCTGGAACGACGGGGGCGACCCGTCGGCGTACCTGATGATCCCCGACTCGGGCTTCACCGGCGAGGCAGCCCGGGCCGAGAACGACTCCTGGATGATCGACTCGTCGATCCCCGCCTACGCCACGCCGTAG
- a CDS encoding carbohydrate ABC transporter permease — translation MTSTRVEDVRVIPTVTTDRTSWKRRVWSDRSTMGKFLIAIAPALIIYTIFTIWPMLQVVFAAFTDARGFNRPADFIGLDNFVRIFSGDPTLTKAIANTGIYAFFKVVVQTVLAFLIAVLLNRQLRLGNIYRAVFFAPIVISPVAIVFTWSFMYDPTNGTINSLLRDVGLGGLAQDWLGNYDLALYSVILVDLWSGLGFNVVIFLAGLSTIPAEINEAARVDGAKGFKAMRHITIPLMIPSIGLVLVLSVNGALRAFDTVYLMTRGGPGDSTQLYMTEVFHQGLVANNFGYASAMALIVIVVLIVIAGAQNKLNNRMSAEENAR, via the coding sequence ATGACGAGCACCCGCGTCGAAGACGTCCGCGTCATCCCGACCGTCACCACCGACCGCACGTCGTGGAAGCGCCGCGTCTGGTCTGACCGATCGACGATGGGCAAGTTCCTCATCGCGATCGCCCCCGCCCTCATCATCTACACGATCTTCACGATCTGGCCGATGCTGCAGGTGGTCTTCGCCGCCTTCACCGACGCCAGGGGGTTCAACCGGCCCGCCGACTTCATCGGCCTCGACAACTTCGTGCGCATCTTCTCCGGCGACCCCACCCTCACCAAGGCGATCGCGAACACCGGCATCTACGCCTTCTTCAAGGTCGTCGTGCAGACCGTGCTCGCGTTCCTCATCGCGGTGCTGCTCAACCGGCAGCTGCGGCTCGGCAACATCTACCGCGCCGTGTTCTTCGCCCCCATCGTCATCAGCCCCGTCGCCATCGTGTTCACGTGGAGCTTCATGTACGACCCCACGAACGGCACCATCAACTCGCTGCTGCGCGACGTCGGTCTCGGCGGCCTCGCCCAGGACTGGCTCGGCAACTACGACCTGGCGCTCTACAGCGTCATCCTGGTCGACCTGTGGAGCGGGCTCGGCTTCAACGTCGTCATCTTCCTCGCCGGGCTCTCCACCATCCCCGCCGAGATCAACGAGGCGGCTCGCGTCGACGGCGCCAAGGGATTCAAGGCCATGCGGCACATCACCATCCCGCTCATGATCCCCTCGATCGGGCTCGTGCTGGTGCTCTCGGTGAACGGCGCGCTGCGCGCCTTCGACACCGTCTATCTCATGACGAGGGGCGGGCCGGGAGACTCCACCCAGCTCTACATGACCGAGGTGTTCCACCAGGGCCTCGTGGCCAACAACTTCGGTTACGCCTCGGCCATGGCCCTCATCGTCATCGTGGTGCTCATCGTCATCGCCGGGGCGCAGAACAAGCTGAACAACCGCATGAGCGCCGAGGAGAACGCCCGATGA
- a CDS encoding sugar-binding domain-containing protein, producing MRSLDDFELAAYARAVLFGDGAVEADLAVPTVRVGARTAETEAADAGETPVATGEPVPEPLLLDGEWLLAGSVPQKQFSIERWAEPAGSKPPHEPAEWFRPDTDRSAWTPATVPGTVQGALAAAGVTPHPLLGSATYDELVDHGVPEHWPWHFRRTRIEQQEWWYARRFTVPASWEGRRIRLAFDGVDYSATVYLDGSPVARHEGMFGGPEIDVTALIAPGAEHELVVRFDPPPHDWHGVLKGSPGWGWHYGHLISIGLWRSVRLEVVPEVELAHPFVSTVRADADSALLRVRADVRDHTDARGTLSGTVTVRGDDGVVVASRSFELAFTGALTRFELELELDRPRLWWPFGYGEQPLHRVEIEIGGHAVEVETGIRTIEMEALPDWQGEEFYRWRFVVNGRPMFLTGANWCWTDPLTERDGSVDEHLLRLTRHAGLRMLRAWGGGIVESERFYAACDRLGILVLQEFPFCFGLPGASSVSLAAVDQQVTRIVRALRNHPSLIVWGGGNENELTRSGDELLLLAGRRTTALDDSRPFHRTDPWGGSVHSYTVYHEGARIDEGYTAVDGAVWGEYGLSSQCALESMAEFLDPALLEEWPPPAHGAILQHQAQFSLVDIVKQLRYADYGPIADWATFIEASQVAQGEALRFASERARSGSGDHTSAYWLYKLGEVFPGASWAIADFYGRPKRSFYLARSFSRPRSVFAVTNRLDWAPGELFKAEVHLANDTPEPLDASVEARLWDADLTVAASWSGPVSVAPDQRVLAHRFSTVVPGRAHPLHLEVRMTDARGETTSQWYWFNARQRGERIEELERSAPDELWEADLSPHFAAYAADRPAPLWELPRTRLAARAVDGGFEVQNVGEVPAPLVLVDGFPHGPGALLHDDAFGLAPGETRVVGMEGEVSVASLSVRAWNADAVGVTA from the coding sequence GTGAGGAGTCTCGACGACTTCGAGCTCGCCGCCTACGCGCGGGCCGTGCTCTTCGGCGACGGGGCGGTCGAGGCCGATCTCGCGGTGCCGACCGTGCGGGTCGGGGCACGCACGGCGGAGACGGAGGCGGCGGATGCGGGGGAGACTCCGGTCGCGACCGGCGAGCCCGTTCCCGAACCGCTCCTCCTCGACGGTGAATGGCTGCTGGCGGGCTCCGTGCCGCAGAAGCAGTTTTCCATCGAGCGCTGGGCGGAACCCGCCGGCTCGAAACCGCCGCACGAACCCGCCGAGTGGTTCCGGCCCGACACCGATCGCAGCGCCTGGACGCCCGCGACCGTGCCGGGAACCGTGCAGGGTGCCCTCGCGGCGGCGGGCGTCACTCCGCATCCGCTTCTCGGCTCGGCGACGTACGACGAGCTCGTCGACCACGGCGTGCCCGAGCACTGGCCGTGGCACTTCCGCCGCACCCGCATCGAGCAGCAGGAGTGGTGGTACGCCCGCCGCTTCACCGTGCCGGCCTCGTGGGAGGGCCGGCGCATCCGTCTCGCCTTCGACGGCGTCGACTACTCGGCCACGGTCTACCTCGACGGCTCGCCGGTCGCGCGCCACGAAGGCATGTTCGGTGGACCCGAGATCGACGTCACGGCCCTGATCGCGCCGGGGGCCGAGCACGAGCTCGTGGTGCGGTTCGACCCGCCGCCGCACGACTGGCACGGCGTGCTGAAGGGGTCTCCCGGCTGGGGCTGGCACTACGGGCACCTCATCTCGATCGGGCTGTGGCGGTCGGTGCGGCTCGAGGTGGTGCCCGAGGTGGAGCTCGCGCATCCGTTCGTGAGCACGGTGAGGGCAGACGCCGACTCGGCACTGCTCCGGGTGCGCGCCGACGTGCGCGACCACACGGATGCGCGAGGCACCCTCTCGGGAACCGTCACGGTGCGAGGTGATGACGGCGTGGTCGTCGCGTCGCGCTCCTTCGAACTCGCGTTCACCGGCGCGCTCACGCGCTTCGAGCTCGAGCTGGAGCTCGACCGGCCGCGGCTGTGGTGGCCGTTCGGCTACGGCGAGCAGCCGCTGCACCGCGTCGAGATCGAGATCGGCGGTCATGCGGTCGAGGTCGAGACGGGCATCCGCACCATCGAGATGGAAGCGCTGCCCGACTGGCAGGGCGAGGAGTTCTACCGCTGGCGGTTCGTCGTGAACGGACGGCCGATGTTCCTCACCGGCGCCAACTGGTGCTGGACGGACCCGCTCACCGAGCGCGACGGCTCCGTCGACGAGCACCTGTTGCGGCTCACCCGGCACGCCGGGCTCCGCATGCTGCGGGCCTGGGGCGGCGGCATCGTCGAGAGCGAGCGGTTCTACGCGGCCTGCGACCGGCTCGGCATCCTGGTGCTGCAGGAGTTCCCGTTCTGCTTCGGGCTGCCCGGTGCCTCGTCGGTGTCGCTGGCCGCCGTCGACCAGCAGGTCACCCGCATCGTCAGGGCGCTGCGCAACCATCCCTCGCTCATCGTGTGGGGCGGCGGCAACGAGAACGAGCTCACCCGGTCGGGCGACGAACTGCTGCTGCTCGCGGGGCGGCGCACCACCGCGCTCGACGACTCGCGACCCTTCCACCGCACCGACCCCTGGGGCGGGAGCGTGCACAGCTACACCGTCTACCACGAGGGTGCCCGCATCGACGAGGGCTACACCGCCGTCGACGGGGCGGTGTGGGGGGAGTACGGGCTGTCGAGCCAGTGCGCGCTCGAGAGCATGGCCGAGTTCCTCGACCCGGCGCTGCTCGAGGAGTGGCCGCCCCCCGCGCACGGCGCCATCCTGCAGCACCAGGCGCAGTTCTCGCTCGTCGACATCGTGAAGCAGCTGCGCTACGCCGACTACGGGCCGATCGCCGACTGGGCGACGTTCATCGAGGCGAGCCAGGTGGCCCAGGGCGAGGCGCTGCGCTTCGCCTCGGAACGCGCCAGGTCGGGCAGCGGCGACCACACCTCCGCCTACTGGCTCTACAAGCTGGGCGAGGTCTTCCCCGGGGCGTCGTGGGCCATCGCCGACTTCTACGGTCGCCCCAAGCGCTCGTTCTATCTGGCGCGGTCGTTCAGCCGGCCCCGATCGGTGTTCGCGGTGACGAACCGGCTCGACTGGGCCCCCGGCGAGCTGTTCAAGGCCGAGGTGCACCTCGCCAACGACACCCCCGAACCCCTCGACGCCTCCGTGGAGGCGCGGTTGTGGGATGCCGACCTCACGGTCGCCGCGAGCTGGTCGGGCCCGGTGTCGGTGGCGCCCGACCAGCGGGTGCTCGCCCACCGGTTCTCGACCGTGGTGCCCGGCCGCGCGCATCCGCTGCACCTGGAGGTGCGCATGACGGATGCGCGGGGCGAGACCACCAGCCAGTGGTACTGGTTCAACGCGCGGCAACGCGGGGAGCGCATCGAGGAGCTCGAGCGGTCGGCCCCCGACGAGCTCTGGGAGGCCGACCTGTCGCCCCACTTCGCCGCCTACGCCGCCGACCGGCCCGCCCCCTTGTGGGAGCTTCCGCGCACCCGGCTCGCGGCACGGGCCGTCGACGGCGGGTTCGAGGTGCAGAACGTCGGTGAGGTGCCCGCGCCCCTGGTGCTCGTCGACGGCTTCCCACACGGGCCCGGGGCGCTGCTGCACGACGACGCCTTCGGGCTCGCGCCGGGGGAGACGCGCGTGGTCGGGATGGAGGGTGAGGTGTCGGTCGCGTCGCTGTCGGTGCGGGCGTGGAACGCGGATGCCGTCGGGGTGACGGCGTGA
- a CDS encoding carbohydrate ABC transporter permease yields MNTRTLKRLARRVPINLLLICLSLIMIYPLLIMVITAFKPNLEVLTNPTGLPQTWTFDNFVTSWVEADFTNLFLNSILLTVTSMVAATFIAALASYAIVRRVSRLGSVAYLLIAAGIFLPLQLALVPQFRVIRDLGLINNYLGVILVYIAGAIPLGVFLMAAFMRQIPKEIVEAAVVDGAGYFTLFRTIYLPLARPAIATFWVLQGVGIWNDYLVPQLLLTDPTKRTLTTGVLYFKAQYLADWGNIMAAVLIMSLPILLIFIFAQRYFVSGLYAGAVK; encoded by the coding sequence ATGAACACCCGAACCCTCAAGCGCCTCGCGCGTCGTGTGCCCATCAACCTGCTGCTCATCTGCCTCAGCCTCATCATGATCTACCCGCTGCTGATCATGGTGATCACGGCGTTCAAGCCGAACCTCGAGGTGCTGACGAACCCCACCGGGCTGCCGCAGACCTGGACCTTCGACAACTTCGTCACCTCCTGGGTCGAGGCCGACTTCACCAACCTCTTCCTCAACTCCATCCTGCTCACGGTCACGAGCATGGTCGCGGCGACCTTCATCGCGGCGCTCGCCTCCTACGCCATCGTGCGCCGGGTGTCGCGCCTCGGATCGGTGGCGTACCTGCTCATCGCGGCGGGAATCTTCCTGCCGCTGCAGCTCGCTCTGGTGCCGCAGTTCCGCGTCATCCGCGACCTCGGCCTCATCAACAACTACCTCGGCGTCATCCTGGTCTACATCGCGGGGGCGATCCCGCTCGGCGTCTTCCTCATGGCGGCGTTCATGCGGCAGATCCCGAAAGAGATCGTCGAGGCGGCGGTCGTCGACGGCGCCGGGTACTTCACCCTGTTCCGCACCATCTACCTGCCGCTCGCCCGGCCGGCCATCGCCACCTTCTGGGTGCTGCAGGGGGTCGGCATCTGGAACGACTACCTGGTGCCGCAACTGCTCCTGACAGACCCCACGAAACGCACGTTGACGACGGGTGTGCTGTACTTCAAGGCGCAGTACCTCGCCGACTGGGGCAACATCATGGCCGCGGTGCTCATCATGAGTCTGCCGATCCTGCTCATCTTCATCTTCGCGCAGCGCTACTTCGTGAGCGGACTGTATGCGGGCGCGGTGAAGTGA
- a CDS encoding peptidase E: MAAALAGVTVLATCSGWQPSTRAELEFSPLQRFAVELTGVSGRAPRVLYVNTAGGDPRQSEAIELDAARLAGVQARHLRLFGRTDEPLDEIVADADLVWVGGGSVVNLLALWRAHGLDTLLVEAARRGTVLAGTSAGALCWHVGGPTSSRGPALDLVDDALALVPASLAVHYDSQPLRRPLFHAAIAAGRLPAGYGLDEGTAVLYRDGSLAEALREPTGGTVHRVERSTSATAAEHPLAPRTL; this comes from the coding sequence ATGGCAGCGGCGCTCGCCGGTGTGACGGTGCTCGCCACCTGCAGCGGGTGGCAGCCCTCCACGCGCGCCGAGCTCGAGTTCAGCCCGCTGCAGCGCTTCGCCGTCGAGCTCACGGGCGTCTCGGGCCGGGCGCCTCGGGTGCTCTACGTGAACACGGCCGGAGGCGACCCGCGTCAGAGCGAGGCCATCGAACTCGACGCGGCCCGGCTCGCCGGGGTGCAGGCGCGGCACCTCCGCCTCTTCGGTCGCACCGACGAGCCGCTCGACGAGATCGTCGCCGACGCCGACCTGGTCTGGGTGGGCGGCGGCAGCGTCGTCAACCTGCTGGCGCTCTGGCGCGCCCACGGTCTCGACACCCTGCTCGTCGAGGCCGCCCGACGCGGCACCGTGCTCGCCGGCACCTCGGCGGGCGCGCTCTGCTGGCACGTGGGAGGCCCGACCTCCTCCCGCGGCCCGGCCCTCGATCTCGTCGATGACGCCCTCGCGCTCGTCCCCGCCTCCCTCGCCGTGCACTACGACTCGCAGCCGCTCCGCCGCCCCCTCTTCCACGCCGCCATCGCCGCCGGCCGCCTCCCCGCCGGCTACGGCCTCGACGAGGGCACCGCCGTGCTCTACCGTGACGGCTCGCTCGCCGAGGCACTCCGCGAGCCCACCGGCGGCACCGTCCACCGCGTCGAACGTTCCACCTCCGCCACGGCCGCCGAGCACCCCCTCGCTCCCCGCACCCTCTGA